ACCCCCGGTGTTTTAGCGGCACGGGAAATCCTGTTTGATTTACAAGAAATTCAAGACCATGAAGTTCTGGATGTGTTCAGACGCAGTTGGGTTCCCTTGCATTTGGAATATATTGTTGGGGTTGATCGCTTATTTGAATTAGCAAACACTGATCCTGTGATGGCATCTTCCCTTGAAGGCCAGACTCGTGAGGTGCAGGACGGGCTTGCCATAAAATGGGCCATGGATCAAAGGCGTGATCTTTTCATTTCCAGAAAATGGGATGAATTGGAAACAAATTTAAATACCGCGGGCATGGGTTTGGCACAGGCAACGCCAGAACAACTGAAAGCTTACGCATCCTTCATAAGGAGATACCTGTCAGAAATTAAAAAAATAAATATGGCCCAAAGACTGACTCCCGTTGAAACATATTTGAGTGACCTTTTATCGCAAGTGATTGAACTTATCCCACCCAATGAAGGGCCTTCGGGTTTGGAGCCCCCCGAGCCTGTTCGAGCCACTCAAGTTGCAGCTCCTGAAGCGGGGGCGCCTTTGGTGGGTTCCGGAGGAAAGACATCTTCTATGGCTTTCTTAGCTTCTTTGCCTTTATTAGAACCTCTTTCCCTTGGAGCGCAAGCCCTGGCAGAAAACACAGTTGCAGAAACGCCAAAAAAACCTCATGCTCTTTCGAAATATGCCGTAAGAAGTGCTCGCCCTGTTCTTGGGGCTCGTTCCATGAGAGGGTATTCTCTTCGGGCCCCTCATTTTACTCCCCATACATGGCGTGCTATGCCCCGGCTTTTTGCAAAGCCTTAAACAGGCCATTCTTGACATTCATTTTCTTTAGGCCTAACTCTTTGGTTCTATGGCCCTTCAGGAAAAGCCCAAGATATTGGTTGTGGAAGATGAGGGTATTGTGGCCATGGACTTGTCCCAAAATCTTGTCAAGCTGGCCTATAATGTCGTGGGTGTTTGCTCCACAGCAGAAGATGCCCTAAGTAAAGTCGCCGAGCTTAAACCCGACCTTGTTTTACTCGATATCAAGCTTAAAGGGGTGATGGACGGAATTAATGCCGCAAGGATTATCCGTGCCGAATTTAACATCCCCGTTGTGTTTCTTACCTCTTATTCCGACCAAACCACGATGGATCGGGCTAAAGAAACCGAACCCTTCGGTTATATTTTAAAGCCCTATGATCAAAGGGAACTCTTTGCCACCATTGAAATTGCCCTTTATAAAAATCGCGGTGAAAAACGGCTTAAAGAAGACAATCAAAACCTGGAACGTCTTTCAAAAGTGAAAACAGAGTTCACATCGATGGTCTCCCATGAGCTGCGGACGCCACTCAGCGCCATTAAAGAGGGCATTAATATTGTCCTTGATGAAATTGACGGCCCCATCAACACCCTGCAACGGGAAACACTCACCATTACCAAGGAAAGTGTGGAAAGGCTGACCCGGCTTATTAACCATGTGCTGGATTATTCAAAGTTCGAAGCGGGAAAAATGGAGTTGTTTTTCAAAGAACTTGTCATGAATGATCTTGTCACTTCGGTTTATAAATCGATGTTACCTGCGGCAAAAAAGAAAAATATCAGCATGAAACTTGAAATTCCCCAAAATGTGGTAAAGCTTAGTTGCGATGAAGATAAGATAAAACAGGTTATCGTTAATCTTATTGATAATGCCATTCGGTTTAGCTTTGAAAAAGGTTCCATCATTATCAAACTTGAAGAGGATCCGGACTGGGTTCTTGTTCGTGTAAAAGATGATGGCGTTGGGATTCCCTTGGAGCATCAAGATCGTATTTTTGAAATGTATGAGCAGGTGCATCATGAAGGACTTTGGAAAACAGGAGGGTCCGGTTTGGGCTTGGCCCTTTGCCGACAAATTCTTTTAAAGCACAAGGGATTTATTGAAGTTGAAAGTATCTCTGATCAGGGCAGCGAATTTACTGTTCGTTTGCCCATCATTCCAAACAGTTAAATATTTTTCAGGCTGTTGAGAAAGGTTCAGATGTGTGATTCGACAAGGGAGAGAAGTTCGGATGATTCGTAGGGTTTTGTCATGAATTCCTTGGCTCCAAGATATTTCACATAATCGACAACTTCCCTGTTACTCACTCCACTTAAGACAATGACCGGGGGCGTGTTGGGTTCTGTATCTAAATCTCTGGCATATTTTAAAAATGCCGTTCCGTCTGTTTTTTGAAAGGCCAGGTCTAAAATGACAAGATCCGGTCGATTTTTTTTGAACGTTTCCAAAGCTTCTTCTACAGAAGAAGCCAGACGACAAGAATATCCATTGGCGTGAAGTCGCTTGGTGAGCATGCTTTGAAGCGCCGGATCGTCATCGACGATGAGAATTTCTTTTTTTGTTCTCATAGAGGGGAGATGACATAAGAAAAACCTTTTTGCAAGGTTCTAGAATGATGCAGAGCGTTAGAAAATAGATACGGTTGCCTTCAATCTGGATTGGCCCGCCGAGCCATAGCCCAACGGGCGAAGGCTGGTGGAGACGAGCGGGATCGAACCGCCGACCTCTTGAATGCCATTCAAGCGCTCTCCCAAACTGAGCTACGTCCCCGATAAAAAAAACAATTTGTACCCCCAAATGGTTGTCGCTTGACGCGCCAACCACTTCCTCGTGCGCCGCTTACGCCATGCTCCTCGGTCGCTGAGCTACGTCCCCGAAATTTTTGCGCAGCGAAAATTTCCCTCTATTTTTCCATGCTATTTTCCAGTGCGCAAAAATTAGAAAATGGCATGAGTTAATAGAAAATAGAGGTTTTAGGAACTTGGCTTCCTATCCTGAGGTTCCTGTTTTGTCAAATAGGAACACTATTACTTTATCTGTCTTATCTTTTTAACTTTTGAGCCGCTTCCAGTAGGCATTTTTCTGTGCTTTCCCAACCCATGCATTTGTCGGTGACTGAAACACCATATTTAAGCTGGGATAAGTCTTCCGGAATGTTCTGGGTTCCTTCAAAAAGAAAGCTTTCCATCATAAAACCCACAATGGACTGGTTGCCGTTCTTGATTTGGGCGATACAGTCCTCCAAAACCCTGGGTTGCAAAGTGTGGTCCTTGTTTGAATTGTCGTGGGAGCAATCAACCACTATGTTTTTACGCAGGCCGTTGGCTTCCAACTCCTTTTCGCAAGCGGCAATGCTGGCCGCATCATAATTGGGCTTGCCGTTTCCGCCGCGCAAAACAATGTGGGCATACTTATTCCCCTTGGTTGAGAATTTGGAAATTTTCCCGGCCTGGTTAATTCCCAAAAAATGATGGGGCATGCGTACCGATTTTAAGGCATTGATGGCAATTTTAATGCTGCCATCCGTTCCGTTTTTAATGCCCACGGGCATGGAGAGCCCGCTGGCCATTTCGCGATGGGTTTGGGATTCTGTCGTGCGGGCCCCAATGGCCGACCAGCTGATAAGCTCGGCCAAATACTGAGGTGTGATGGGGTCGAGGGCTTCGGTGGCGGTGGCCAGCCCCATGCTGTTTAGTTTTAGTAAAAGTTTGCGGGCAATTTTGATCCCTTTTTCAAGATGAAAGGAATCATCCAGATAAGGGTCATTAATAAGGCCTTTCCAGCCCACAGTGGTGCGCGGTTTTTCAAAGTAAACACGCATGGCCAACAAAAAGGTGTTTTCCACTTTTTTTGCGAGCTCTTTTAATTTTTCGGCATATTCAATGGCGGCCTTTGTGTCGTGAATGGAGCAGGGGCCCACCACAATGAAATGGCGTTTGTCTTTTCCATCCAGAATGTCCTGAATGGCCGTGCGGCTTTTTAAAACATGGTCGAGCACCTTCTTTGTGGCAGGGAGGAGTTTTTTGACTTCAGCCGGCGTAGGGATGGGCTCAAATCCGGAGATATTTGTATTAATAACGAGACGGTCTTGGTTCATAAGATTGTGTAGGGGCGATTCATGAATCGCCCTTACCCTATTTACGCTTTCTTCACCACTTCCTGCCATTTCTTCTTTAAACTTTCTCGTTTGGCTTTGGGGATTTGTGGTTCAAAAATATGGTCCTGTTTCCATGATTGTCTGATTTCTTCCTGTGATTTCCATAGGCCAACGCCCAAGCCGGCGAGAAAGGCGGCACCCAATGCTGTTGTTTCAATGGTTTGCGGGCGGACAATTTTGGTGCCCAAGATATCAGCCTGAAACTGCATCATCAAGTTGTTTGCACAGGCTCCCCCGTCTACTTTGAGGGCTTTGCATTTTTTGCCGGAATCTTTTTGCATAATCTCCAGAATATCGAGTTGCTGAAAGGCAATGCCTTCCAATGTGGCTCTGGCCAAATGGGCCTTGGTGGCCCCCCGGGTAAGCCCGCAAATCATCCCTCGTGCATGGGGGTTCCAGTAAGGCGCTCCCAAACCTGCCAGGGCGGGGACAAAATAGACGCCGCCATTATCAGGGACGGAGGCGGCCAGGTTTTCAATTTCGGAAGAACTATTAATGATCTTAAGCCCGTCACGCAGCCATTGAACAGCGGCTCCGGCAATAAATGAAGAGCCTTCCAAGGCATAGGTAATTTTGTTCCCCAGTTGCCAGGCCACACTGGTCAATAAACCTTTTTTTGAATAAACGGGTTTGGTCCCCACATTCATTAATAAAAAGGAGCCGGTGCCATAGGTGCATTTGGCTTCGCCCACATCAAAACAGGCCTGGCCAAAAAGGGCTGATTGTTGATCGCCGGCCATGCCTGAAATGGGGATGCCATCCGGAAGCCCGGGAACATTTTTGGTAACTCCAAAAGGGGAGGCATTGGGTTTTATTTCAGGAAGAAGGGAGGAAGGAATCCCAAAGAGTTTTAACAATTCTTCATCCCATTTGAGAGTTTTTAAATTTAATAAAAGAGTACGACAGGCATTGGATGGATCGGTGGCATGGGAAGCCCCGTTGGTTAGTTTCCATAAAAGCCAGGTGTCAATGGTGCCAAAGGCAAGATGGCCCTCAAGAGCTTCTTTTTTGGCGCCGGGGACATTATCTAAAAGCCACCGGATTTTTGTGCCTGAAAAATAAGGATCAAGCACCAAACCTGTTTTGGAACGCACTTTGGGGGCCTTGCCCTGTTTTTTAAGTTTTTCGCAAAACGGGGCTGTACGCCGGTCCTGCCATACAATGGAGCGATGGATGGGGGTGTGTGTATGCCTGTTCCAAATGGTGGTGGTTTCTCGTTGGTTGGTAATGCCGATGCAGGCGATGCGGTTTCCGTCAATGCTGGCCAATTGCAGGGCTTCCCCGATCGTTTTGGTGGTTGAGGCCCATATTTCTTCGGCATCGTGTTCCACCCAACCCGGTTGTGGATAGTGTTGGGTAAACTCATTATTCTTTTTGGCCAGCAAGTTAAGATGCTTGTCCAAAATCAAGACAGTGGTTCCTGTGGTGCCTTGGTCGATGGATAGGATGAGGTCGTTCATGGTTAGTTATGAGTTATGGGTTATGAGTTATGAGTTAGGAGACAACATTCCCCGTTTTTCTCATAACTCCTAACTCATAACTCATCTTCTATTTCAAACAAATCTTCCAAAAAAATCGGCAACTTTTTTTGCCACCAGCTCTCTTTCAGTGTCAATGGTGATAATGTGATACGAATTTTCCAGCGTGACCATTTCACATATCGGTGAAGAAACAAGGGATGCCATAAGCCCCATCGATCCATAAGGGGCTGTATGATCGTGTCGTGAATGCATCAGCAAAAGAGGGTGTTTTAATCTTGAAAGTTCGGAACGTAGTTTGTCCTGCAGATCCATCAAGCTTGAAACGCAAGAAAGGGGCATGAGGTGATAGGACCAAAAATTGGATTTGGCTTCCTCGTCTTTGACATCAATGGTGTATTTTTTTTGATATTTCCAAAAAATACGGGCAGGAGAAAGCCGGACAAGGGGCAGGGCAAGCCTGATCCATAATTGCAAATAGAGCGGGGTTGCCAGACAGCTGATGGCGGAAATTATTTTTGGGTAATCGATGGCCAGCTTCAGACTTAAAAGCCCTCCCATGGAAAGACCGGCCACAAATATTTTTTCATGATTTTTGTTTAAAGTTTTAAGCGCCGCTTGAGCGGATGTGTACCAGTGTTTCCAATCTGTTTGTGCCAATTGTTCCGGGGTTGTTCCATGCCCGGCCAAAAGAGGGGCCATCACGGTAAAACCATGGCTGTGTAAAGTGTTGGCCAGGGGACGTATGCTGTCCGGAGTCCCTGTAAAACCATGCAAGAGGAGGACGGCGGCTTTGTTGGTTCCTTTTTTAAAGATGGGGTCAATTTGTGGATTCTGCGACATGTGGGGGGATGGTTATCAAATTTTGGATTGACTCGACAAGGATAATTTCCTTTGACAGATCATGGGTCAGGGGTGATAGGAGGGCAGTCTTATGGACTTAAGAGAAATCGTTCTTCCTTTTGGGCACGAAATTGAACGCCTTGAAAAGGTGATTCGCAGCCATTTGAATTCAAACGTCCCCTTTGTCGGAAGTGTGGTGGAATACGTTATTCAAAATGGGGGGAAACGTTTGCGTCCGGTGCTTACCCTTATTTCGGCACGACTTTCAAGTTATCAAGGGAGTGAATCCTTATCGATTGGAGCGGCCATTGAATTTATGCACACGGCTTCTTTGTTGCACGATGATGTATTGGACAATGCCACTCTTCGCCGGGGCCGGGCCACCATCAATAAGAAATGGGGAAATCATGTAAGTGTTTTGGTGGGCGATTTTTTTTATTGTCGCGCCATGGATATTTTGGTGAAACATGGCGATTTGCGCATTTTACGTGTGGTGACCGATGCGGTGACCAGTTTGACTGAAGGCGAAATTTTAGAAATTATCAAAACCAATGACCCCACCCTTAAAGAAGAAGAATATTTAAAAATTATCACAGGGAAAACAGCTGAACTTATCGCAGCTGCCTGTCAAGCCGGGGCTATTATGGGGAAACTTTCCGGAGAATTTGAGCAAGCCCTGCGCCAGTATGGGCTTTGTTTGGGGATTGCCTTCCAACTCGTCGATGATGTTTTGGACTATACAGCGCAGGAAGAAGAATTCGGAAAGATAAACGGCACCGATTTAAAAGAGGGGAAACTAACGCTTCCCTTATTATTGGCTTTGAAACGCTGCAATGAAGAAGAAACCATTTTGGTTAAAAATGCCCTGGTGGCCGAATCAATCAATGCCGACGTTTTCAAAACCATTTTTGGCATTATCCACAAATATGAAGGGGTGCGTGACACTCTGAGCCTGGCCCAAAATTATGTGGAACGAGCCAAGAAAAGTCTCGATCCTTTCCGCCCTTCCTTAGAGAAAGACAGTCTTTGCGCATTGGCTGATTATGTCTTGATGAGGAAGAATTGATCCTTCGACTCAAACTCGGCCCCTTGGGGCCGAAACAAAAAATAGATCAAAACTCGGGGGCTTGCCCCCGAGTTTTTCATTCTTTTTGTGGATCTTTTTTTTAAGCAGGCCTTACAATTTCCATTTTCTCGTTTTCTATTAATCTTTTAAAATGTTCAAAATTCCAGGTCGCCAATTTTTGGACTTTCTTTTTAAGCCCGGCTTGAAAGATGAGCGCATCGTAAATGGCGCCACTTCTTAAATTAAGTCTTTTTACTTTCCAAATTGCCTTTAAGTAGTCTGTCGAGGATAAAGCCACTGTTTTGAAATGGGCTTTGATATTTTTTTGGATCAAATCGACAGCCAGCGCTGGAGAGATGGAAGGTTTGATGGGGTAAGCGGTGAGGGCGGCATAGCATTCGGCCAAGCCATGGCATGACACATACCCTTCTTCTTTTTTATCGCGCATTCTTTCGAGAAATTTAAGGGAGGGCCCATGATGAACATGATTCTCGATGAAGCTGGCTACCAGGACGGAAGTGTCAAGAAGGATGGACAAGTTTATAGATCCTTTCTTCCCTTATTTTGTTGATGATTTCGGTTTCATCAGACGGTGCTTGGTTCCCCTCAGGGCAAACAACCAAAAAGCCCTTCTTATTTTTTATTTTGGGGTTTTCATCGAGAGGTTCCAGGACAATGGTGTTTTTTGTTTCCACAATTTTAAACTGAGCCCCTCCCCGAAGTCCAAAATGCTTACGGATCTCTTGCGGAATAACAACCCTCCCTGCGGAATCCATGGGAATTTTTAGAGTGGCAGTATTCATGGGAAAAAGTTTAAATGACTTAATGCCATAAGTCAATGGTATTATATGATGGTATTAAAATATGGTATGGCTGTAGGGACAATCCTAGGATTGTCCCTACAAGAAATTATTGGTTAATCCTTATTGTCACCGGAATTCATCTAAGGTAATAATCCAAACTTCCTATGCAAGATTATTTAAATTCAGCCAATGCCGCTTATATCGACACTCTCTTTGATGAATATCAAAATAATCCCGAACAACTCGATCCCACCTGGAAATCATTTTTTGACGGGCTTTCCTTTTGCGAAGACAAGCCCGAGGTTATTCATACCGAAGGTGAACTTCATGACCGCCTTGAATTTGAAGTGAAGGTTCTCAAACTCATCCAGGCCTATCGCGATTTTGGTTATGTCATTGCCGATATCAACCCGCTTGAACGTAATCCGCGGACCCATCCGCTGCTCCATTTGGGTGCATTCGGGTTAAATGAATCTGATTTTGATCGTGAATGCCGGGTGGGGGCTTATTTTGGGCTTGGCGTTCGTCGTTTGGATGAAATTTTATACCTACTTAAACAGGCCTATTGTTCTCCGGTTACCGTAGAATTAAGTCATATCGATGATCCTTATTGCCGTGAGTGGATCCAAAAAAAGGTTGAATCAAAAATCCTGCTTCAACCCATCCTTCCCGATTTGCAGAAGAAGGTGTTGAAAAAGCTAACGGAAGCCGAGGTCTTTGAAAATTTTATTCACAAAAACTTCATTGGTCAAAAAAGATTTTCCATTGAGGGAACCGATGCCCTCATTCCCATGCTTGACTATTTGATTGAGTATGCGGCCAACCGGGGGGCGGATGAAATTATTTTGTGCATGAGCCATCGAGGGCGTCTGAATGTCTTGGCGAATATTTTTTTAAAAGACTTAAAAGTGATGTTTGCCGAATTTGCCGGCCAGCTTTTGCAAACAAACATTATTTCCGGTGATGGGGATGTGAAATACCACATGGGTTATTCCTCTGAGGTGGCCACCTCAAGGGGGCGTAAGGTTCATTTGTCCCTTTCCCATAATCCAAGCCATTTGGAGGCCGTTAATGCAGTGGCCATGGGGGCCACCCGTTCCAAACAGAAATTGAAAAACGATATCAACAAAACAAGGACAATTGCGGTGATGATCCACGGTGATGCAGCTTTTTCGGGGCAGGGAAGTGTTTATGAACTGTTGACCATGTCGGAGCTGCCCGGTTACACCATTGGTGGAGCGGTTCATATTATTGTCAATAACCAGATTGGTTTTACGACAACACCTGCTGAATATCGTTCGCAACCCCAGGCAACCGATGTAGCCAAGATGCTTGAAATCCCTATTTTCAGGGTTAATGCGGACGAACCCGAGCTAGCCTTGAAATGCATTTCCCTGGCGCTTGATTACCGTTACACGTTTAAACGCGATGTTGTCATTGATCTGTTGGGGTATCGTCGTTACGGACATAACGAATCGGATGAACCCGAGTTTACCCAGCCCGTTGTATACAAGGCCATTAACCAGCATCCACGTGTTCGACAAATTTATGCTGAAAAATTGATTCGGGAAAAAGTGGTAAGTCAGGAAGAGGTTGACGCTCTATTTCAAACTTCCTGGAAGGCTTGTGAAGAAGCGCACCTTGCTTCCAAAAAAGCCAAGGTTCCCCCACCCAAGCAGGCTTTTGGCAAACGATGGACGCATTTAAATTCACCCCCCTTGGGAGAAAAATTTTTCAAGCCTTTAAAAACAGGACTTCCCATAGAAAACTTGATTCAATTGGGAGGGCAGTTGATTCAAATTCCGGCCCGTTTTCATCTTCACAAAAAATTTGAGCGCTTTAATCAGGGCCGCCGTGAGATGTTGGAGGCCAAGAAAGGCCTGGATTTTGGTTTTGCCGAAAGCCTTGCTTTTGCTACTTTGTTAACCGAAGGAATTCCTGTCCGTTTGGTGGGGCAGGATACCCAGCGAGGCACCTTTTCACATCGTCATGCCGTTTTTCATGATATCAACGACGGGCATGAATATACTCCATTGAATCATTTGAAAGCTCGAAGGGCTGACGTTGAAATCATCAATAGCCTTTTGTCAGAATATGCTGCGTTGGGTTTTGAATTTGGACAAAGCCTGGCCAACCCGAACAAGCTCACCCTATGGGAAGCCCAATTTGGCGATTTTGCCAATGGGGCGCAAATCATTATTGACCAGTTTGTGACCAGTTCGGCCATCAAGTGGCAACGTTATAGTGGGCTGGTCATGCTCCTTCCCCATGGTTATGAAGGGCAGGGGTCCGAACATTCCTCAGGGCGCCTGGAAAGATTTTTACAGGCCTGTGCCCAGAATAATATTCAAGTGTGCAATCTGACAACCCCGGCCCAGTATTTTCATGTGCTCAGGCTTCAGATAAAGCGTAAATTCAGACTGCCCCTGATCATCATGACTCCCAAAAGTTTGTTAAGACATTCCCAGGCTTCCTCACCGCTTTCTGATTTGGAAAAGGGAAGTTTTGAGGAGATTATTGACGAGGCTGATAATGAACTTAAAGCCCAAAGAGTCATCTTGTGCAGTGGAAAAATTTATTATGAGTTGATGGCAGAAAGAAAAAATCATCCAAAGAACAAGACCGCGATCATCCGGGTGGAACAGTTTTATCCCTTTCATGAATTAAAAATGAAAGGCATTTTAAAACGGTACAAAAAAACAAAAAAAATTATTTGGTGCCAGGAAGAACCCAAAAACATGGGGGGATTTTATTTCATGAAGAATGTTTTGGAACCTCTGCTTGGATCTTCCGAACTAAAATATGTCGGGCGTTCAGAGAGGGCATCGCCAGCAGATGGACATGTCCATTTACACCAAAAAGAACAGCTTCGGATTGTGAGGGAAGCGTTGGGAATGTAGTGACAATCCTAGGATTGTCACTACTACATGAGGGAAATTTTTTATGAAACATTCAGTCCAAATACCCACTGTTGGAGAATCCATTACCGAAGTTTTTTTGGGAACCTGGAAAAAGAAATCTGGTGACATGGTATCAAAAGGAGACGTCCTCTTAGAAATTGAAACTCAGAAATCCAATTTTGAGCTCGAAGCTGATGCTTCCGGACGTTTGGAAATCATCCATGCCGAGGCCGGTAAAAAAGTGCCGGTGGGGGAAACCATTGCTTATATCGATGATTCGGTTTCAGTAAAAGATGCCAAAGTTGAAAGTGCGGTCCCTTCTTCTTCAAAATCATCGGCCCCTGCGCAAAACGACACAGCTTTAAGTCCCGCTGTAAGAAAAATGGTTGCTGAGAAAGGAATTGATTCTTCCGGCATACAGGGGACTGGCAAGGGAGGGAGATTACTTAAAAGTGATGTTTTAAACTCTTTGGCGGCCCCTGTAAAATCTCTGGTTTCAACAGGTAGTGACAATCCTAGGATTGTCACTACATCCGCGGTGCCCCAAGCCAAACCCATAGCCTATGCTTATCGCCCTGACACCGTACGAGGGGATAAGGTAGAAAAAGCCACGCGCATCCGTTTGCAAATTGCCGAAAACCTGGTGCGAGCCCAGCATACGGCCGCCATTCTTACCACCTTTAACGAAATAGACATGACTTCCTTGTTATCCCTTCGTCATAAATACAAGGAGGATTTCAAAAAGAAGTATGGCACGGGCTTGGGAATGGTTGGTTTTTTTGCCATGGCCTGTGCCCAAGCGCTCAAAAAATATCCATTGGTCAATGCCATGTTCACGGGTGACTCTATTATCACAAGGCCCTATTTTGATTTGTCCATTGCCGTAAGCACCGAACGTGGTTTGGTTGTGCCCGTGATGCGTGATGTTGACAAAATGAATCTGGCTCAATTTGAGTTAAAGCTTGCCGAACTTTCCCAAAAAGCCAAGGACGGCAAACTTTCCATTCCAGAAATGACGGGAGGCACATTCACCATTACCAACGGGGGAGTTTTTGGCTCACTAGTTTCAACTCCCATTTTAAACATGCCTCAGTCAGGTATTTTGGGATTACACAAAACCGAAAAACGTCCAGTGGTCAAAGACGATCAGATTGTGATTCGGGACATGATGTATGTCGCCCTTTCCTATGACCACCGCATTATTGACGGGCGCGATGCCGTTTTGTTTTTAGTGGCCGTTAAAGAAGCCATTGAAAATGTGGAAACCCTTGTTTCATGGAAGGAGATTTTGTGAGTTACGATCTAGTTGTCATTGGTTCAGGCCCTGGGGGATATGTGGCCAGTATTCGTGCGGCCCAATTGGGAATGAAGGTTTTGTGTGTTGAAAAAGAGGCGAGTTTTGGAGGTACTTGTTTGAATGTGGGGTGCATTCCCAGTAAGGCGCTTCTTGAATCAAGCGACCATTTTTTTAAAATAAAAAATGAATGGAAGGAGCATGGGATTAATGCTTCAGAAGTAACACTTGGTTTTGATGTCATGCAGGCCCGAAAAAATAAAATTGTCACCCAGCTTACAGGTGGCATTCGCATGTTACTCAAAAAAAATAAGGTTGAATCAAAAACAGGGACAGCGTGCATCAATAAAGACAAGTCGGTGACCATCACTTCAGGAAATTCCAAAGAAACTGTTCAGGCCAAAAATATCATCATTGCCACGGGAAGTGTTCCGACAAGTCTTCCTCATTTACCCATCGACCAAAAAACAATTCTGGATTCGACCGGGGCTTTGGCCCTTCAAAGCATTCCGGAAAAATTTGTGGTTGTGGGCGGGGGTGCCATTGGTTTGGAAATGGGTTCTGTGTATGCCCGCCTGGGAAGCCAGGTGACGGTGATTGAAGCCACAGATCGCATCATTCCTACGATGGATGCCGACTTAAGCCGTGGATTGATGAGTGCTTTGCAAAAGCAGGGGATGAAGTTTAAACTCGACACAAAAATTAAAGAACTTACTCTTGTCCCCTCGATCCCTCGACTTCGCTCGGGAACCACTCTGCTCGGGGACCCTGAGCGGAGTCGAAGGGTTGAAGTAATTTATGAAACAGCCGGTAAAGAGGAAAAAATGGAAGCAGAAGCTGTTCTTATTTCAATTGGTCGCAAACCAAATACCGAAGGATTGGGCTGTGAAGAAGCTGGCATCCAAAAAGATGCCAAGGGATTTATTGTCGTGGATGACCATTATCAAACCAGTCTTCCCAATATCTATGCCATTGGCGATGTGATTGGCGGGGCCATGCTTGCCCACAAGGCCTCTGAAGAAGGGGTGGCCCTTGTTGAGACTCTTTCCGGGCATGCTGGCCATGTGAATTATTTTGCCATCCCCAGTGTGGTATATACCAACCCCGAGGTGGCAAGCGTTGGTTTTGATGAAGAGGAACTCAAAGCCAAGGGTGTGCAATATAAAAAATCGAAATTTCCTTTTGCAGCCAATGGGCGTGCCTTGAGCATGGGATTTAAAGAAGGTTTTGTGAAAATGCTTGCTGATGTAAAAACCGATCGACTATTGGGCGTGCATATTTTGGCCCCCCATGCTTCCGATCTTATTGCTGAGATGGTTTTAGCTCTTGAATATTCGGCCTCCACTGAAGATGTAGCTCGTACCATCCATGCCCATCCCACACTTTCTGAGGCTCTTAAAGAAGGGGCACTTGGGCTTGGAAGCGGGACCATCCATTCATAATTTTATTTTTTGAATTTATTGTGGGAGATCTACTTGGACTC
This portion of the Deltaproteobacteria bacterium GWA2_45_12 genome encodes:
- a CDS encoding dihydrolipoyl dehydrogenase, with protein sequence MEGDFVSYDLVVIGSGPGGYVASIRAAQLGMKVLCVEKEASFGGTCLNVGCIPSKALLESSDHFFKIKNEWKEHGINASEVTLGFDVMQARKNKIVTQLTGGIRMLLKKNKVESKTGTACINKDKSVTITSGNSKETVQAKNIIIATGSVPTSLPHLPIDQKTILDSTGALALQSIPEKFVVVGGGAIGLEMGSVYARLGSQVTVIEATDRIIPTMDADLSRGLMSALQKQGMKFKLDTKIKELTLVPSIPRLRSGTTLLGDPERSRRVEVIYETAGKEEKMEAEAVLISIGRKPNTEGLGCEEAGIQKDAKGFIVVDDHYQTSLPNIYAIGDVIGGAMLAHKASEEGVALVETLSGHAGHVNYFAIPSVVYTNPEVASVGFDEEELKAKGVQYKKSKFPFAANGRALSMGFKEGFVKMLADVKTDRLLGVHILAPHASDLIAEMVLALEYSASTEDVARTIHAHPTLSEALKEGALGLGSGTIHS